From a region of the Rouxiella sp. S1S-2 genome:
- the efeO gene encoding iron uptake system protein EfeO — translation MSDSRTAFRRKALQIALLSLPAFSFSASLFAAEVPQVKITVTDKQCEPMQLTVPAGKTQFIIHNASKKGLEWEILKGVMVIEERENVAPGFTQKMTANLEAGEYDMTCGLLSNPKGKLTVTAVGEATSVKPDAMALVGPIAEYKVYVTQQVAELVSHTKAFTDAIKQGNLTLAQQLYPSTRVYYERIEPIAELFSDLDGSIDAREDDFEKKADDPKFTGFHRLEKILFADKTTKGTTELADRLYADTQDLQKRITDLTFPPSKVVGGAAGLIEEVASSKISGEEDRYSRTDLWDFRANLDGAQKIVNLLRPLLVKADKPLLDKIDANFKTVDTLLDKYRTKEGYENYEKLSDADRNAMKGPITTLAEDLAKLRGVLGLD, via the coding sequence ATGTCTGATTCACGTACTGCCTTTCGCCGTAAGGCGTTGCAGATTGCGCTTTTGTCTCTGCCTGCATTTTCTTTCAGCGCCAGCCTGTTTGCCGCTGAGGTTCCGCAGGTGAAAATTACGGTGACCGATAAACAGTGTGAGCCGATGCAGTTGACCGTTCCTGCCGGAAAAACGCAGTTTATTATTCACAACGCCAGTAAAAAAGGACTCGAATGGGAAATCCTCAAAGGCGTAATGGTGATAGAAGAGCGTGAAAACGTCGCGCCCGGCTTTACTCAGAAGATGACTGCCAACCTTGAAGCTGGCGAATACGACATGACCTGCGGCCTGTTGAGCAATCCGAAAGGTAAGCTGACAGTGACTGCCGTGGGTGAGGCTACCTCGGTTAAGCCAGACGCCATGGCGCTGGTAGGGCCGATTGCCGAATATAAAGTCTACGTAACGCAACAGGTTGCCGAGCTGGTGAGCCACACCAAGGCCTTCACCGACGCCATCAAGCAGGGTAATTTAACATTGGCCCAGCAGCTTTATCCGTCTACGCGCGTTTACTATGAGCGTATCGAACCTATTGCCGAACTGTTCTCAGACCTGGACGGCAGCATCGATGCCCGTGAAGATGACTTCGAGAAAAAGGCCGATGATCCTAAATTTACCGGCTTCCACCGCCTAGAGAAAATCCTCTTCGCCGATAAAACCACGAAAGGCACCACGGAGCTGGCTGACCGACTGTATGCCGACACCCAGGACCTGCAAAAGCGTATCACTGACCTGACTTTCCCGCCGAGCAAAGTTGTGGGCGGCGCGGCCGGTCTGATTGAAGAAGTGGCGTCAAGTAAAATCAGCGGTGAAGAAGACCGCTACAGCCGCACCGACCTGTGGGACTTCCGCGCCAACCTCGACGGTGCACAAAAAATCGTTAATCTGCTGCGCCCGCTGCTGGTAAAAGCCGACAAGCCGCTGCTGGATAAAATTGATGCCAACTTTAAAACTGTCGATACCCTGCTGGATAAATACCGCACCAAAGAGGGCTATGAAAACTATGAAAAACTGTCCGATGCCGACCGTAATGCCATGAAAGGCCCGATCACTACTCTGGCCGAGGACTTGGCCAAACTGCGTGGCGTGCTGGGTCTCGATTAA
- the efeU gene encoding iron uptake transporter permease EfeU, with amino-acid sequence MFVPFLIMFREGLEAALIVSLIASYLKRTQRGQWLGIVWIGVIIAAALCLGLGIVINETTGEFPQKEQELFEGLVALVAVFILTYMVFWMRKVSRSIKVHLEGAIDNALNSGSGQGWALVAMVFFAVAREGLESVFFLLAAFQQDVGIEAPIGAVLGLVAAIILGFAIYYGGVKLQLAKFFKWTSLFILFVAAGLAAGAIRAFHEAGLWNGLQATAFDLSNVLSTDSLFGTLLEGMLGYQQAPSVSEVLVYLLYLVPALLFFFFPSKQQGSSASAVGQKTQR; translated from the coding sequence ATGTTTGTTCCCTTTTTAATTATGTTCCGCGAAGGGCTGGAAGCCGCCTTGATAGTCAGCCTGATTGCCAGCTATCTAAAAAGGACTCAGCGCGGGCAGTGGCTCGGCATTGTCTGGATTGGCGTGATTATTGCCGCCGCCCTGTGTCTTGGACTGGGTATCGTTATCAATGAAACCACCGGCGAGTTCCCGCAAAAAGAGCAGGAGCTGTTTGAAGGACTGGTGGCGCTGGTGGCGGTATTTATCCTGACTTACATGGTGTTCTGGATGCGTAAAGTCTCGCGGTCAATCAAGGTGCATCTTGAAGGGGCCATCGACAACGCGCTTAACTCCGGCAGCGGTCAAGGCTGGGCGCTGGTCGCGATGGTGTTCTTCGCCGTGGCGCGTGAGGGTCTTGAATCGGTGTTCTTCCTGTTGGCCGCTTTTCAGCAGGACGTTGGCATCGAGGCACCGATTGGCGCAGTGCTGGGGCTGGTCGCAGCGATTATTCTCGGCTTTGCCATCTACTACGGCGGCGTAAAATTACAGCTGGCCAAATTCTTTAAGTGGACCAGCCTGTTTATCCTGTTTGTGGCGGCCGGGCTGGCGGCGGGTGCCATTCGTGCCTTCCACGAGGCGGGTCTGTGGAACGGGCTGCAGGCAACGGCGTTCGACCTGAGCAACGTGTTGTCGACGGATTCACTGTTTGGCACGCTGCTTGAGGGCATGTTGGGCTATCAGCAGGCGCCGTCGGTTAGCGAAGTGCTGGTCTATTTGCTGTATCTGGTCCCCGCACTGCTGTTCTTCTTCTTTCCGAGTAAACAGCAGGGGAGTTCTGCCTCTGCGGTTGGCCAAAAAACACAGCGTTGA
- the putP gene encoding sodium/proline symporter PutP: MTMNTPMLVTFCVYIFGMILIGLIAYLRTKNFDDYILGGRSLGSFVTALSAGASDMSGWLLMGLPGAIFVSGISESWIAIGLTLGAYLNWKLVAGRLRVHTEANNNALTLPDYFTHRFEDSSKLLRIISAVVILIFFTIYCASGVVAGARLFESTFGMTYETALWAGAAATIIYTFIGGFLAISWTDTVQATLMIFALILTPVIVILAVGGIDSSMLVISAKNPEYTDMFKGMNLVAILSLLGWGLGYFGQPHILARFMAADSHHTIKNARRISMTWMILCLAGTIAVGFFGIAYFANNPGEAGNVTQNGERVFIELAKILFNPWIAGVLLSAILAAVMSTLSCQLLVCSSAITEDLYKAFLRKDASQKELVWVGRLMVLVVAVVAIALAANPENKVLGLVSYAWAGFGAAFGPVILISVMWSRMTRNGALAGMIVGAVTVLVWKNYGWLDLYEIIPGFAFACIAIVVVSLMGRKPSAAVEKRFNAAEAEYRTV; this comes from the coding sequence ATGACAATGAACACACCAATGCTGGTGACATTTTGTGTCTATATTTTTGGCATGATTTTAATTGGGCTTATCGCCTATTTACGCACTAAAAACTTTGACGACTATATCCTCGGTGGCCGTAGCTTGGGCAGTTTCGTTACCGCGCTCTCTGCCGGCGCTTCTGATATGAGCGGTTGGCTGTTAATGGGGTTACCGGGCGCGATTTTTGTTTCGGGGATTTCAGAAAGCTGGATTGCCATCGGTTTGACTCTCGGTGCTTATCTCAACTGGAAGCTGGTCGCCGGGCGCCTGCGGGTGCACACCGAGGCCAACAATAACGCCTTGACGTTGCCGGACTATTTCACTCACCGTTTTGAAGATTCCAGCAAACTGCTGCGCATTATCTCCGCCGTAGTTATTTTGATTTTCTTCACGATTTACTGTGCATCTGGCGTGGTAGCCGGTGCCCGTCTGTTTGAAAGCACCTTCGGTATGACCTATGAAACTGCACTGTGGGCCGGTGCGGCGGCGACCATCATCTATACCTTCATCGGCGGATTCCTGGCCATTAGCTGGACCGACACCGTGCAGGCTACGCTGATGATCTTCGCGCTGATCCTCACGCCGGTTATCGTTATTCTGGCGGTGGGCGGTATTGACTCCTCAATGTTGGTTATCAGCGCTAAGAACCCTGAATACACCGATATGTTTAAAGGCATGAATCTGGTTGCGATTTTATCGCTGCTGGGCTGGGGACTTGGCTATTTCGGTCAACCGCATATTTTGGCGCGCTTCATGGCCGCAGACTCGCACCATACTATTAAAAATGCGCGTCGCATCAGCATGACCTGGATGATCTTGTGTCTGGCGGGGACCATCGCGGTGGGCTTTTTCGGTATTGCCTATTTCGCCAATAATCCGGGTGAGGCCGGGAACGTGACGCAAAATGGTGAACGCGTATTTATCGAATTGGCGAAAATCCTGTTTAATCCGTGGATAGCGGGTGTGCTGCTTTCTGCCATTCTCGCCGCAGTGATGAGTACGTTGAGCTGCCAGCTACTGGTGTGCTCAAGCGCGATAACAGAAGACTTGTATAAAGCATTTCTGCGTAAGGACGCCAGCCAGAAGGAACTGGTGTGGGTCGGTCGTTTAATGGTGCTGGTGGTGGCGGTGGTAGCCATCGCGCTGGCGGCCAACCCTGAAAATAAAGTGCTGGGTCTGGTGAGCTATGCGTGGGCCGGTTTTGGCGCAGCGTTTGGCCCGGTTATCTTGATTTCCGTGATGTGGTCGCGTATGACCCGCAACGGCGCGCTGGCCGGGATGATAGTCGGGGCAGTGACCGTGCTGGTATGGAAAAACTACGGCTGGCTGGACCTGTATGAAATTATCCCCGGCTTCGCTTTCGCCTGCATTGCCATCGTAGTGGTCAGTCTGATGGGGCGCAAACCTTCCGCCGCAGTCGAAAAACGCTTTAACGCCGCAGAAGCGGAGTACCGCACGGTTTAA
- the putA gene encoding trifunctional transcriptional regulator/proline dehydrogenase/L-glutamate gamma-semialdehyde dehydrogenase codes for MATTTMGVKLDEATRDRIKIAAQGIDRTPHWLIKQAIYSYLEQLESGTGLLNMTGANAVDNEDAAAPVAIEHQPFLDFAEQVHPQSVSRSAITAAYRRPEPESVAMLLEQARLSPAADSAAHKLAYDLANALRHQKSANGRAGMVQSLLQEFSLSSLEGVALMCLAEALLRIPDKPTRDALIRDKISNGNWQSHLGRSPSLFVNAATWGLLFTGRLVATHNEAKLSNSLSRIIGKGGEPLIRKGVDMAMRLMGEQFVTGETIAQALANARKHEDKGFRYSYDMLGEAALTEKDAQAYLVSYQQAIHAIGKASNGRGIYEGPGISIKLSALHPRYSRAQYERVMEELYPRLLSLTLQARQYDVGINIDAEEADRLEISLDLLEKLCFEPELAGWNGIGFVIQAYQKRCPMVIDYLIELAQRSRRRLMIRLVKGAYWDSEIKRAQVDGLEDYPVYTRKVYTDVSYLACARKLLAVPNLIYPQFATHNAHTLAAIYQLAGNNYYPGQYEFQCLHGMGEPLYEQVVGKISDGKLNRPCRIYAPVGTHETLLAYLVRRLLENGANTSFVNRIADATLPLDELVADPVKAVEQLAAEEGQVGLPHPRIALPRNLYGANRANSAGLDMSNEHRLASLSSALLTSAAHPLRAEPILGAALPDGELAGSTVENVINPAEPTDIVGQVRETTDAEISLALDCASHAGAIWFATPPQERAAILHRAGELMESQMQNLLGVLVREAGKTFNNAIAEVREAVDFLHYYAEQIEEAFSNDSHRPLGPVVCISPWNFPLAIFTGQIAAALAAGNSVLAKPAEQTPLVAASAVRIMIEAGVPAGVLQLLPGRGETVGARLVNDERVHGVLFTGSTDVAGILQRNIAGRLDAQGRPTPLIAETGGLNAMIVDSSALTEQVVTDVVASAFDSAGQRCSALRVLCIQEDVAEHTLQMLRGAMAECRMGNPERLSTDIGPVIDAEAKANIEKHIEALRAKGRKVYQAAQNNADDSKEWSRGTFIKPTLIELNGFDEMKKEIFGPVLHVVRYTRQNLDALIDQINKAGYGLTLGIHTRIDETIQRVTSRAKVGNLYVNRNMVGAVVGVQPFGGEGLSGTGPKAGGPLYLYRLLANRPEQAINSLLNREINPMPLDASVRNALLEPHQALSDWAAKDEPAITALCGDFAQWSQGGTLRTLQGPTGERNTYALLPRERVLALSDNTHDALIQLAAATSTGCRVLWPEASVQRELFTRLPKVVQARIDFATDWENADLEFDAVIYHGDADQLRDLCQTLAKRSGAIVSVQGFARGETNILLERLLIERSLSVNTAAAGGNASLMTIG; via the coding sequence ATGGCAACGACGACTATGGGCGTGAAGCTTGATGAAGCGACGCGTGACAGAATAAAAATCGCCGCGCAGGGCATCGACCGCACGCCCCACTGGCTTATCAAACAGGCTATCTACTCGTATCTTGAGCAGCTTGAATCAGGCACTGGCCTGCTCAATATGACCGGCGCTAACGCGGTCGATAACGAAGACGCCGCCGCGCCTGTGGCGATTGAACACCAGCCATTCCTCGACTTCGCCGAGCAGGTGCATCCTCAGTCGGTGAGCCGTTCGGCCATTACCGCCGCCTATCGCCGCCCAGAGCCAGAATCGGTTGCCATGCTGCTCGAACAAGCGCGTTTGTCCCCGGCTGCAGACAGCGCCGCGCACAAGCTGGCCTATGACCTCGCCAACGCGCTTCGTCACCAAAAAAGTGCAAACGGTCGCGCCGGTATGGTGCAAAGCCTGCTGCAGGAGTTCTCACTCTCCTCCCTCGAGGGCGTGGCGCTGATGTGCCTGGCCGAGGCGCTGTTGCGTATTCCCGACAAACCAACGCGCGATGCGCTGATCCGCGACAAAATCAGCAACGGCAACTGGCAGTCACACCTTGGCCGCAGCCCTTCTTTGTTCGTCAACGCCGCCACCTGGGGTCTGCTGTTTACCGGCCGGCTGGTCGCTACCCACAATGAAGCCAAACTTTCAAACTCGCTGAGCCGTATTATTGGCAAAGGCGGTGAACCGCTGATCCGCAAAGGCGTGGACATGGCGATGCGTCTGATGGGCGAACAGTTTGTAACCGGTGAAACTATCGCGCAGGCGCTGGCCAATGCCCGCAAGCACGAAGACAAAGGTTTCCGCTACTCCTACGACATGCTCGGAGAAGCGGCGCTGACTGAAAAGGATGCCCAGGCTTACCTGGTGTCTTATCAACAGGCGATTCACGCCATCGGCAAAGCCTCTAACGGTCGCGGGATTTATGAAGGTCCGGGCATCTCGATCAAGCTGTCGGCGCTGCACCCGCGCTACAGCCGCGCGCAGTACGAGCGCGTGATGGAAGAGCTTTATCCCCGCCTGCTTTCTCTGACTCTGCAGGCACGCCAGTATGACGTCGGCATTAATATCGACGCCGAAGAGGCCGACCGTCTGGAAATCTCCCTCGATCTGCTGGAAAAACTGTGCTTTGAGCCAGAATTGGCAGGTTGGAACGGCATCGGATTTGTTATTCAGGCCTATCAAAAGCGCTGCCCGATGGTTATCGACTATCTGATCGAGCTGGCGCAGCGCAGCCGCCGTCGTTTGATGATTCGTCTGGTAAAAGGCGCCTATTGGGACAGCGAAATCAAACGCGCTCAGGTTGATGGCCTTGAAGACTATCCGGTCTATACCCGTAAGGTGTATACCGACGTCTCTTATCTGGCCTGCGCGCGCAAGTTACTGGCGGTGCCTAACCTGATTTATCCACAGTTTGCGACCCACAACGCGCACACGCTGGCGGCGATTTATCAGCTGGCGGGCAACAACTACTATCCGGGGCAGTATGAGTTCCAGTGCCTGCACGGTATGGGTGAGCCGCTTTATGAGCAGGTCGTGGGTAAAATTTCCGACGGTAAACTGAACCGCCCTTGCCGCATCTATGCGCCGGTGGGGACGCATGAAACGCTGTTGGCCTATCTGGTACGCCGACTGCTTGAAAACGGGGCCAACACGTCGTTCGTCAACCGCATTGCCGACGCCACGTTGCCTCTGGACGAGCTGGTAGCGGATCCGGTTAAAGCAGTTGAACAACTGGCTGCCGAAGAGGGACAGGTGGGGTTGCCGCATCCGCGCATCGCCCTGCCGCGCAATTTGTACGGCGCAAATCGCGCCAACTCTGCCGGTCTTGACATGTCAAACGAGCACCGTTTGGCGTCGCTTTCAAGCGCCCTATTGACCAGTGCGGCACATCCGCTGCGTGCAGAGCCTATTCTTGGCGCTGCACTGCCCGACGGTGAACTTGCAGGCTCAACGGTTGAAAACGTGATTAACCCCGCCGAGCCGACGGATATTGTCGGTCAGGTGCGCGAAACCACCGACGCAGAAATCAGCCTCGCCCTGGACTGCGCCTCCCATGCGGGCGCTATCTGGTTTGCCACACCGCCGCAGGAGCGCGCGGCCATTTTGCACCGCGCCGGTGAGTTGATGGAGTCGCAGATGCAAAATCTGCTCGGCGTGCTGGTGCGTGAGGCGGGAAAAACCTTTAATAACGCCATTGCCGAAGTGCGTGAAGCGGTTGATTTCCTGCACTATTACGCAGAGCAAATCGAAGAGGCGTTCAGCAACGATAGCCATCGCCCTCTAGGTCCTGTGGTGTGTATCAGTCCGTGGAACTTCCCGCTGGCTATCTTCACCGGACAAATTGCTGCCGCGCTGGCCGCGGGCAACAGCGTATTGGCAAAACCTGCCGAGCAAACGCCGCTGGTTGCCGCCAGTGCGGTGCGTATTATGATTGAAGCCGGTGTGCCTGCGGGCGTGCTGCAGCTGCTGCCCGGACGGGGCGAAACAGTGGGTGCGCGGTTGGTGAATGACGAGCGCGTTCACGGCGTGCTGTTTACCGGTTCCACCGACGTGGCTGGAATTCTGCAGCGCAACATAGCAGGACGCCTCGACGCACAGGGTCGCCCAACGCCGCTGATTGCCGAAACCGGTGGTTTAAATGCCATGATTGTTGACTCTTCTGCACTCACCGAACAGGTGGTGACCGACGTGGTTGCCTCGGCCTTCGACAGCGCCGGTCAGCGTTGTTCTGCCCTGCGTGTGCTGTGTATTCAGGAAGACGTGGCTGAACATACGCTGCAAATGTTGCGCGGCGCGATGGCCGAGTGCCGCATGGGTAATCCTGAGCGCCTCTCTACTGACATTGGTCCGGTGATTGACGCCGAAGCCAAGGCTAACATCGAGAAACACATCGAAGCCCTGCGCGCCAAAGGTCGTAAGGTGTATCAGGCGGCGCAAAATAACGCCGACGACAGCAAAGAGTGGTCGCGCGGCACCTTTATCAAGCCAACGCTTATCGAACTCAACGGCTTTGATGAAATGAAGAAAGAGATTTTTGGCCCCGTGCTGCACGTGGTGCGCTACACCCGTCAAAATCTTGATGCGCTGATCGACCAGATCAATAAGGCGGGTTATGGCCTGACGTTGGGCATACATACACGCATCGACGAGACGATTCAGCGCGTCACCTCGCGGGCCAAGGTCGGTAACCTCTACGTTAACCGTAATATGGTGGGTGCCGTAGTGGGCGTACAGCCGTTTGGTGGCGAAGGCCTTTCGGGCACGGGCCCTAAAGCCGGTGGACCGCTGTACCTTTATCGCCTGCTGGCAAACCGTCCTGAACAAGCCATCAACAGCCTGCTCAATCGGGAGATAAACCCCATGCCACTTGATGCCAGTGTACGTAATGCACTGCTGGAACCGCATCAGGCTTTGAGTGACTGGGCTGCAAAAGATGAGCCTGCGATTACAGCGCTGTGTGGCGATTTTGCACAATGGAGTCAGGGTGGAACACTGCGCACGCTGCAGGGACCCACGGGAGAGCGCAATACTTACGCCCTGCTGCCGCGCGAACGCGTACTGGCCCTGTCCGACAATACCCATGATGCGTTGATTCAGCTCGCCGCGGCAACCTCGACCGGCTGTCGCGTACTTTGGCCTGAAGCCAGCGTGCAGCGAGAATTGTTCACGCGTTTGCCTAAGGTGGTTCAGGCACGTATCGATTTCGCCACCGACTGGGAGAACGCTGACCTTGAGTTTGACGCCGTGATTTATCACGGTGACGCAGACCAACTGCGCGACCTGTGTCAGACCTTGGCGAAACGTTCCGGTGCGATTGTTTCGGTGCAAGGATTCGCACGCGGAGAAACCAACATTCTGCTTGAACGCCTGCTGATTGAACGTTCACTGAGTGTTAACACCGCGGCCGCCGGCGGAAATGCGAGTTTGATGACGATTGGTTGA
- the katG gene encoding catalase/peroxidase HPI, with product MVEADREAPTGKCPFHQNNPNETAGGGTNNRDWWPNQLRVDLLNQHSNRSNPLGEDFNYRDEFAKLDYYALKGDLKALLTESQPWWPADWGSYIGLFIRMAWHSAGTYRSVDGRGGSGRGQQRFAPLNSWPDNVSLDKARRLLWPVKQKYGQKISWADLYILAGNVALENSGFRTFGFGAGRQDVWEPDLDINWGDETEWLEHRHPESLAQSPLGATEMGLIYVNPEGPNHSGDPASAAPAIRATFGNMGMNDEEIVALIAGGHTLGKTHGAGEATHVGDDPEAAPIEAQGLGWASTYGSGVGSDSITSGLEVIWSQTPTQWSNYFFENLFKYEWVQTRSPAGAIQFEAADAPDIIPDAFDSAKKHKPTMLVTDLTLRFDPEFERISRRFLNDPQAFNESFARAWYKLTHRDMGPKARYIGPEVPKEDLIWQDPLPQPVYHPTASDIALIKEKIAASGLSVSELTSVAWASASTFRGGDKRGGANGARLALLPQREWEVNATASRVLPTLESIQKELQKASLADVIVLAGVVGVEQAAKAVNVDIEVPFTPGRVDASQSQTDVESFDLLKPKADGFRNYRGVHGKTPTESLLIDKAQQLTLTVPELTVLVGGLRALGANYDSTQRGVFSDKVGELNTDFFVNLLDMRNQWKAVDGSQELFEGRDRLSGEVKFTATRADLVFGSNAILRSAAEVYASGDAKEKFVKDFVAAWTRVMNLDRFDI from the coding sequence ATCGTTGAAGCAGACCGAGAAGCACCAACTGGTAAATGTCCTTTTCATCAAAACAACCCTAATGAAACTGCAGGCGGTGGGACAAATAATCGAGACTGGTGGCCCAATCAGTTAAGAGTTGACCTGCTGAACCAACACTCAAACCGCTCAAACCCGTTGGGCGAAGATTTTAACTATCGTGACGAGTTCGCGAAATTAGACTATTACGCCCTCAAAGGTGATTTGAAGGCATTGCTAACAGAATCGCAACCTTGGTGGCCCGCTGACTGGGGCAGCTACATTGGCCTTTTCATTCGTATGGCATGGCACAGCGCCGGCACCTATCGTTCAGTTGACGGGCGTGGCGGTTCTGGGCGCGGTCAGCAACGCTTTGCACCCTTGAACTCCTGGCCAGACAACGTCAGTCTCGATAAAGCACGCCGTCTGCTGTGGCCAGTCAAACAAAAGTATGGTCAAAAAATTTCCTGGGCCGACCTGTATATCCTTGCCGGTAACGTGGCTCTGGAAAACTCCGGCTTCCGCACCTTCGGTTTTGGCGCAGGACGCCAGGACGTTTGGGAACCGGATCTCGACATCAACTGGGGTGACGAAACAGAGTGGCTTGAACATCGTCACCCGGAATCGCTGGCTCAGTCGCCGTTGGGCGCAACTGAAATGGGGCTAATATACGTTAACCCTGAAGGCCCAAATCACAGTGGTGACCCCGCCTCGGCAGCACCGGCCATTCGCGCCACCTTTGGCAACATGGGCATGAACGATGAAGAGATCGTCGCGCTAATCGCTGGCGGCCATACGCTGGGCAAAACCCACGGCGCAGGCGAAGCCACCCACGTCGGTGACGACCCTGAAGCCGCGCCCATTGAAGCACAGGGCCTCGGTTGGGCCAGCACCTACGGCAGTGGTGTAGGTTCTGATTCCATTACCTCAGGTCTGGAAGTTATCTGGTCGCAGACGCCAACGCAGTGGAGTAACTACTTCTTCGAAAACCTCTTCAAATATGAGTGGGTTCAAACGCGCAGCCCAGCGGGTGCCATACAGTTTGAAGCAGCTGATGCGCCGGATATTATTCCCGATGCCTTTGACTCAGCCAAAAAACACAAGCCAACCATGCTAGTGACTGACCTTACGTTGCGTTTCGACCCAGAATTCGAAAGAATTTCACGTCGTTTCCTCAACGATCCTCAGGCATTTAATGAGTCCTTTGCCCGCGCCTGGTACAAATTAACGCATAGAGATATGGGGCCGAAGGCGCGTTACATCGGACCCGAAGTGCCAAAAGAAGATCTGATTTGGCAAGACCCTCTGCCACAGCCGGTTTATCATCCAACGGCCAGCGATATCGCGCTGATTAAAGAAAAAATTGCCGCTTCTGGCCTCTCCGTCAGTGAACTGACCTCGGTCGCTTGGGCCTCGGCCTCGACCTTCCGCGGTGGCGATAAACGCGGTGGCGCAAACGGTGCGCGTCTGGCGCTGTTGCCGCAAAGAGAATGGGAAGTTAACGCCACAGCCTCTCGCGTTCTACCAACGCTGGAATCTATTCAGAAAGAGTTGCAGAAAGCCTCGTTGGCCGACGTTATTGTTCTTGCCGGTGTGGTGGGTGTGGAGCAGGCAGCTAAAGCGGTAAACGTTGACATTGAGGTGCCTTTCACCCCGGGTCGTGTAGATGCAAGTCAGAGTCAGACGGACGTTGAATCCTTTGACCTGCTCAAACCCAAAGCCGACGGGTTCCGCAACTATCGCGGCGTTCACGGCAAAACGCCAACCGAAAGCCTGTTGATTGACAAGGCGCAGCAGTTGACGCTTACCGTGCCGGAGTTGACCGTGTTGGTTGGCGGGCTGCGCGCACTCGGTGCAAATTACGACAGCACTCAGCGCGGCGTTTTCTCTGACAAAGTGGGCGAACTTAACACTGATTTCTTTGTGAACCTGCTGGACATGCGCAATCAGTGGAAAGCGGTGGACGGCTCTCAAGAGCTGTTTGAAGGACGCGATCGTTTAAGCGGAGAAGTTAAATTCACCGCAACCCGTGCAGACCTGGTGTTTGGATCGAATGCGATTTTGCGTTCGGCGGCAGAGGTTTATGCCAGCGGCGATGCCAAAGAGAAATTTGTTAAAGACTTTGTGGCAGCGTGGACAAGAGTGATGAATCTGGACAGATTTGACATCTAA
- a CDS encoding LysR family transcriptional regulator translates to MLDGISLDQLRTFVAAVDEGSFSAAARKMYRAQSVISDLIKGLEGQMGVLLFDRSGRYPKLTPAGVVLLADARGIIAGIDFMKARARGMSSGLEAELSVVVDVFFPLEAITSAAKAFREQFPGTPLRLFVEALGGGYQQILNGNASVGILGPLPTMPASLTGERLTDVQLVMVASPAHPLAQFTGTVPKSELSKHVQLVLTDRSELSAGQEFGVISPSTWRLGDLFAKHAFLLDGLGWGSMPSRVVERDIHEGRLVKLLIEDVPTGGLNLPMFGVYSTSSPPGPASRWLIERLKNLCPGKHFTI, encoded by the coding sequence ATGCTAGACGGTATTTCCCTCGATCAACTTCGCACCTTCGTCGCCGCCGTCGATGAAGGCAGCTTCTCGGCCGCTGCACGTAAAATGTATCGGGCGCAGTCGGTGATTAGTGACTTGATTAAAGGGCTTGAGGGGCAGATGGGCGTGTTGCTGTTCGACCGTTCAGGACGCTATCCCAAGCTGACACCGGCAGGCGTGGTGCTGCTGGCTGACGCCCGCGGCATTATTGCCGGTATTGATTTTATGAAGGCGCGCGCACGAGGCATGTCCTCTGGGCTGGAAGCGGAACTCTCGGTGGTGGTTGACGTATTCTTTCCGCTTGAAGCTATCACCTCGGCGGCCAAGGCGTTTCGCGAACAGTTTCCCGGTACGCCGCTGCGGCTGTTTGTTGAGGCGCTGGGCGGAGGATATCAACAAATTCTGAACGGTAATGCCAGCGTAGGTATTTTAGGGCCGCTGCCGACGATGCCTGCTTCGTTAACCGGAGAGCGGTTGACCGACGTGCAGTTAGTGATGGTGGCCTCGCCGGCGCATCCGCTGGCGCAGTTTACCGGCACTGTGCCGAAATCAGAGCTTTCAAAACACGTTCAGTTGGTGCTTACCGACCGTTCGGAGCTGTCGGCGGGACAGGAATTTGGGGTGATTTCGCCCTCTACCTGGCGGCTCGGCGATCTGTTTGCCAAACATGCTTTTTTGCTCGATGGATTAGGGTGGGGCAGCATGCCATCGCGGGTGGTTGAGCGTGATATTCACGAAGGTCGACTGGTGAAATTATTGATTGAGGACGTGCCGACGGGAGGGCTTAATTTGCCGATGTTTGGCGTGTATTCGACGTCATCGCCTCCGGGGCCGGCGAGTCGTTGGCTTATTGAGCGTCTTAAGAATCTCTGTCCGGGCAAGCATTTTACGATTTGA